Sequence from the Hamadaea flava genome:
CCGGGGTTTCGAGGTCACCGCCTTCGACGTCTCCCCCAGCGCCATCGCGGGCGTACGCGCCCGGTTCCCCGGCTCGGCCGTCCACTATGTTGCCGCCGACCTCTTCGAATTGCCCGAGGCGTGGCGTCAGGCGTACCAGTTGGTCGTCGAGATCTTCACGGTGCAAGCGCTACCGGTACGCCTGCGCGAGGCGGCGGTCGCGGCGATCTGCGAGACGGTGGCGCCGGGCGGTCGGCTGATCGTGATCCAGCGGTGGCGACCGGACGGCCCGGTGCCCGAGGGGCCGCCGTGGCCGCTGACCCGTGCGGACATCGAGCTGTTCACCGCGAACGGCCTGACGGCCGAGCAGGTGGAGATGCTGCCGGACGCCGACGGCGTGAGCGCCCGGTGGCGGGCGGAGTTCAGGCGCGACGCGGCCCGGTGACCCGGCG
This genomic interval carries:
- a CDS encoding class I SAM-dependent methyltransferase, producing the protein MSDPDQHARALAAEAAANNDATGWFERLYAEAEAGTAAVPWDSRVPHPLLVEWADAVELHGHGEPALVIGCGYGDDAEFAAARGFEVTAFDVSPSAIAGVRARFPGSAVHYVAADLFELPEAWRQAYQLVVEIFTVQALPVRLREAAVAAICETVAPGGRLIVIQRWRPDGPVPEGPPWPLTRADIELFTANGLTAEQVEMLPDADGVSARWRAEFRRDAAR